The sequence below is a genomic window from Phaeodactylum tricornutum CCAP 1055/1 chromosome 14, whole genome shotgun sequence.
TGCCCGTACACATGGCGTACAGCGAAATTTGCTGTTGCATTCTCGGAACCTGGATCTTTCGCATTCCTTCCAAGCTTTCGGCGTCTTCAAGTTGAAGGGATATTTCCTGCTTGTATCCGGCAATTTCGTCCCGGACGCTATagatttcgtcgtcgtattccTGTAATTCTTGAGCGAGCGTATCGCGATCGGCTTTGCGTTGAGAAAGTTCCGATTGGAGGTGAAACAAAAACTCGGATTCTTCGTGACATGCAGCCAGAGCTTCAGAGGTTTGTGAATCCAGACGTGCTTGAATCTCGAGAGCCTCTTTTTCTGTttgcttgattttgttttctgcTTGCGTATTCCGCGACTTGAGATCCGTCAAGTATGCGATTAAATCATCCTCTGCGTCATTCGACTCCGCCGACAAGCTCTCTCGCAGCGCGGCGAGTTTGGATTGGCACGCTTCCCAACGACCCATCGACGGCGCTACTATAACGGCACGGGAATCATTGAAATTGAGGTGCTCACCCTTGCGCTTGTGGACGGTAGATCTGTTCGACTTCAACTCCAGAACGGCCATTGTCGAATGGTTTTGTTGGGTCGGTTGTGGAGCTTTCTCTTAGTGAAAGACGTATATATTATGCTAACGGCCGTTGCGATTTCGAAAAACGAAGTTGGGACATATTTGAATTAGAACGACTGACAAGAATAGATGTCGCACTACAAAATAGAGTTGTCGAGTCAGGAAGCCCAAGCGTCCGTCCGTCGAAGTACAAATTTCGTTTCCGGTTATTGTTGGCGCCGCAACACCGTAACAAAATCCACCATGAGGATCCGTGTTTACAGTCTGCAGCATAGAGtcattcaccgtcaatcgTATAAGCAAAGTGTCTGCTTAATTGAAACAGTATGAATCTTCCAGGAAATGCAGActtcttggaaaaggcttCGCTCATGGAgccgttgctttccatcACTGAAAAGGCAATAAATGTATCTTCGATTCCCGGAAACGACTCGTTTAACGCACCGACGGCCGCTCTTCGAGGTGAGCAGTTCGAGATCGCGTTGCGACGGCACGTTGTTAAAGCAGCATCAAAAGTTACAGAAAAAGGCGTCAGTGAGCTTGACGAATTGGGAGTGTTTTGGGATCTTTGCTTAAAAGTGTGTCTACACATTATGATAGTCAATGACAAAGCGCTTGTCGATTCCTCGGCTGCCGATCCCCGGTACAAGGACATGTCGGTCCGTAAAGTACCCTTTGTACTGCTAGAAGACATTTTGGATGTACTGTCTTCACCACTGGCTTTGCAGTTTTGGAGTAGTCGCGTACGGCCGTCGTACGATTTCCTCTTTGCTCCAACCCTGTGGAGTCCAATACGTGGTGATAGTGCTGCGTCTCCATCGCATCCCTGTTGGTTGCCCTTTCTCAAGATCAGCCAGAAATTTTTGCGTCGATTGGTTCCAGAAGCTGCCGCACCTATTCTAGTGCAGCTTTCCACTGTCTATCCGCTTTCGGAAAAGTCGGCTACTAAGGTTTGGGGAAGTCACGGAGAAAGCACCACCGAATACGACTCGTTGGAAGACTTTCACAAAGAAGAGCAGTCTATAACTCTCGACACTACAACCCCAAATGGTTCATCTTCATCAGTATACGACTACTCCTTTTACGAATCTTTTTGGAGACTACAAGAAGACTTGTCCAATCCCAACTCCATCAAGGTGGCCGGATTTTTATCTCGTGTTCGCTCCATGATGACTGCCTTTGAAAACCAAACCTGCGATACAAATACCTCTCAAGACTCACCGATTAACCTGTACGGTCACTATTTAACGAGTTCCCGAGTTTTAGCGATTCAACTATTGGATGCGTCGTTTCAAATTCATGTATTGACGCAGTTTCTGATTGTGGCAAAACACTTGATGGCTCAAGTTCCAGTTTTGGAATCTCAATTGGCAGATCACGTTACTCGCGCCAAGAATCGACTACAGTTGGAATTGGGAGACGCTGGGCGCCATCAATTGGAATTATTGCACCACCTGTGGCAAGGGTCAGAGTCGTTGTGGCgagattggaaaaggaagaaatgtCCGGCCGATATCGACGCACCCAAGCTTGCACTTTCTGCTGCTGGAGGGTCTCCGCCACGTAAGCGACTCCTTGGCGCGCTCGGTAGTGGCAATGGTGAAAGCAATGACGCAGACGAGAGGAATACGGATTACTCGCTGGCACAAGTACACGATGAGCTACCCGCTCTATCGAAACGTATGAAACGGTTGGCGCCGGATCTATACACACATTTGCAAGACTACGTGGAGGCCTTAGATCCCGATGCAGGAATCGAAGCCGAGTATCATCCTAAAAACAACGCGTTGTTCGGCTGGCGGGCGCTGCGGTTACTTTCCGTCGACCATCTAGGAGAATTCAATCTACTGGATCGCAACGGTGATTGTGAAGGTCTTGTGCGAACAATTTACCAACGCAAAGGAATTGTTATACCTGGCAAAATACCTGAAAGTGCGCTAGATGAGCTCGAAGAGTTCGAGGCTGGAGATCCCGGTGTCGGAAACGATGACAGTGAAGGGAATACAGATACGTTAAAGGAAGTCAGGGGCGTAATGGAAGAAGATGCTGAAAACCATCTCGATAGCGGAGATGACCATGTCGAAGAAAAAGTTGGAGTGCCTATAAAGGTTGAGCAACCCTCCATTGATACCGAGGACCGTGTTGACACCAGTCACAAGGTCGAAACGAATTTGAAACAATCTTCATCTTCGCCTCATAAACAAACTGAAAAGCTTGTTCTGGAAAGCACTTTGCCTCGCGAGACTGGTGGGCAAATTGCAAAATCGGGAGATGGCAGGATGACCCAAAGTTTCGTGCAAGAAGGTTCCAAAGAAGGATCCCGCAAACGGAGTCGATCGCCGGTCCGTTCCGAAGACGATCGGAGTCGTTTGAATCGGGAGGAGTCCCGTTCCAGAGTCCGAGATCACGGCCAGCGCGGTATCGTAGATCTCGAGGGCCGAGGTGGAGGGAAAGGAAACGGCGGTTCTAGTAGAGGCCGTAATGGACCGGGACATCATGGTATGTATAGACAAGATCAAGGAGGTCGTGGTGCTGGAAACAATCGACCGCTGCTGCCCCGGGAATCCGCTCCCAGGGACGGGCCTCCCCCACTGCGTGATGGTAGGGCTCGCCGTGGTGGTGACAATAGGCATGATGATTGGCGTGGCGACGAACGCCAGGGAGGGGGAAGAGGCAACCATAGAGGCCGGCGGTGACAAAACGTGGCGTTGACACGATAAGTAGGCCTTATGGTGCAAGAGTAACGCCTCCTGTATTGTAGGACGTGGGTGGAAATAGGCTCATCCTTTTTGCTCATAGTTGACTGTCAGATAGGAAGGTAGGGCACACTCCATGTGCGAAGACGGGACCAAAATCGGGCGCGGCCGTTGAGGCCGATATAGCAGGCCATTCCCGCAACGGCCTTTTCCAGCCGGGCTCACAAAACGAGCTGGAAGACAATAGAGAAGCTGACTCATAGATAAGTGGTGCCAAAGGCCTCCACCAATCAGATTCGGTTCGCTGACGTATGTCAACAGGATTAGCCGTTACCATTGGAATGAGCGAGGCGAAAACCAGACGCGAATCTTGGTGTCAGTCGTGCTCTGGTTGGTCTGATTGGTCGGCGTCGCCAAATCGGGGGCGGCCCATGGGAGCTCTTTCGGAAAACAGAGAAGCAGAAGTATACgagttgacagtgaggggGAGCCAAATGTATCCCGTCCTGTCAACATGCGATTTTCTAGCGTCGCTGTCATGAGAACTTAGTGTTTATAGAATGTGCTTTGACGGTCTATCGATGTTTGTGAGAGGTGAACATGTTACATCTAGCGGTAGGGCGTAATTGTTTCAACATTATTGGTAAAAGCGTATGGAGATGTCGTGTAGGTTCTAACAGCGTAAAAAGTCGAGTGGGAGCTTACAAATCGAGGACGAAGAcctcttcgtcatcgaagCTGAGTCCCGGAAATTCTTCTAGCGAATGATCAATGATCGATTGAAGATTTTTGTTAGGCAAGTGATTGGGTGTGGTTGGTTGGTACGGCTCGTCGCGTCCGTAAGTGGTACTCCGGTAGTCGTTGTTCCGTAACAAGACGTGGTCGTGCGATCCGTTGCGCGTACCAATCACGTGCGCCAGAGAACGATCGTTCTCTCGTTTGGCACGGTGATCCTTGAgcttttcttgttgtcgCGCAATGCCGTCAACGATGCGAGTGAACATGACGTAGTCGCGAAAGTCGGCAtgttcttcctcttcgcaCAACTGGAGTTCGGAAGGGGTGCGTGTCATTTTGCCGTCTTTGTAGATAGGGATAGACTGCGAGCGTTCTTTTCGTTGGGTTGAACGAAGATCGCTGTAGAGTTGGGCCGAATCTTGGTGCAAAGGTTCGCCGAATCCAGCCGAATAGGCCAAACGCGATCGACAACGCTCGGAAGAGGCCGGATCAGGAGAGACGGTCGCCGCTGCTTTGCGTTGGTGATGCGATGGCTGAAGCTGGATTTGCCGGTTGTCTGTTCGCGTG
It includes:
- a CDS encoding predicted protein yields the protein MNLPGNADFLEKASLMEPLLSITEKAINVSSIPGNDSFNAPTAALRGEQFEIALRRHVVKAASKVTEKGVSELDELGVFWDLCLKVCLHIMIVNDKALVDSSAADPRYKDMSVRKVPFVLLEDILDVLSSPLALQFWSSRVRPSYDFLFAPTLWSPIRGDSAASPSHPCWLPFLKISQKFLRRLVPEAAAPILVQLSTVYPLSEKSATKVWGSHGESTTEYDSLEDFHKEEQSITLDTTTPNGSSSSVYDYSFYESFWRLQEDLSNPNSIKVAGFLSRVRSMMTAFENQTCDTNTSQDSPINLYGHYLTSSRVLAIQLLDASFQIHVLTQFLIVAKHLMAQVPVLESQLADHVTRAKNRLQLELGDAGRHQLELLHHLWQGSESLWRDWKRKKCPADIDAPKLALSAAGGSPPRKRLLGALGSGNGESNDADERNTDYSLAQVHDELPALSKRMKRLAPDLYTHLQDYVEALDPDAGIEAEYHPKNNALFGWRALRLLSVDHLGEFNLLDRNGDCEGLVRTIYQRKGIVIPGKIPESALDELEEFEAGDPGVGNDDSEGNTDTLKEVRGVMEEDAENHLDSGDDHVEEKVGVPIKVEQPSIDTEDRVDTSHKVETNLKQSSSSPHKQTEKLVLESTLPRETGGQIAKSGDGRMTQSFVQEGSKEGSRKRSRSPVRSEDDRSRLNREESRSRVRDHGQRGIVDLEGRGGGKGNGGSSRGRNGPGHHGMYRQDQGGRGAGNNRPLLPRESAPRDGPPPLRDGRARRGGDNRHDDWRGDERQGGGRGNHRGRR
- a CDS encoding predicted protein, with the translated sequence MMPYTRTDNRQIQLQPSHHQRKAAATVSPDPASSERCRSRLAYSAGFGEPLHQDSAQLYSDLRSTQRKERSQSIPIYKDGKMTRTPSELQLCEEEEHADFRDYVMFTRIVDGIARQQEKLKDHRAKRENDRSLAHVIGTRNGSHDHVLLRNNDYRSTTYGRDEPYQPTTPNHLPNKNLQSIIDHSLEEFPGLSFDDEEVFVLDL
- a CDS encoding predicted protein; its protein translation is MAVLELKSNRSTVHKRKGEHLNFNDSRAVIVAPSMGRWEACQSKLAALRESLSAESNDAEDDLIAYLTDLKSRNTQAENKIKQTEKEALEIQARLDSQTSEALAACHEESEFLFHLQSELSQRKADRDTLAQELQEYDDEIYSVRDEIAGYKQEISLQLEDAESLEGMRKIQVPRMQQQISLYAMCTGIKWDFAQERRLAGTADVPSQQGLRQFSIDPEEHSSFEIANQLWDMMEGKESSKETHSE